The Oncorhynchus kisutch isolate 150728-3 linkage group LG20, Okis_V2, whole genome shotgun sequence genome has a segment encoding these proteins:
- the LOC109865500 gene encoding myosin phosphatase Rho-interacting protein isoform X5, translating into MSSKDNPCRKFQANIFNKSKCQNCFKPRESHLLSDEDLNQAKPIYGGWLLLAPEGTNFGNPLHRSRKWQRRFFILYEHGLLRYALDEMPSTLPQGTINMNQCSDVIDGESRTGQKNSLCVLTPDREHFIRAECREIINGWQEALTVYPRTNKQNQKKKRKVEPPTPQEPGPAKVTVTSTGGSIPCLPSSIASAERVPASRSTLWQEERWSRASTIPCSRSASCLSQLTQSHPGSSVTREDGSSLSGGRKVRVESGYFSLEKTKSPEPPQPPQHQPLTTSTSLGVLHHRRSQVIGKFESGDGEGVEHMDTTSPSEPPSNTVSVQRQGRSERRSLACKQEMSLDAEKERRVPDVSCSFNFRRAKSLDRRVTESSMTPDLLNFKKGWMTKLYEDGMWKKHWFVLTDQSLRYYRDSIAEEAADMDGEIDLSTCYDVTEFPVQRNYGFQILSKEGACTLSAMTSGIRRNWIQAIMKNARPTIAPPDVTRSLLEEKARGRVVLHPSPQPGPDPSPESPRVEVRVVKTQRSVDHAPATVAAPASEPRKSRVRERRREGRSKTYDWSEFQPGQTEDPKRDKAPDTVDPSSASSSSTSSSSSSTSSLASSPVSTTSSPPTSSSISAPPPSRGSAVATREESEQERGRRRDERPQRFKQNTHAPSTVTTTMTATVNAVGAEPRNPGESQDQGRMEVDHSELGAEGSGESDGRAPDVQVEIEQRWHQVETTPLREEKQVPISTTDACLAERLPPQELAAMLDKELGQTQKELARLQEQNNMLQEQLEDARGREHSAREGYVLQSGTSPPSSSPHRAPWQRLHKLNQDLQNDLEAQRRKQDLAQHQVQTLRRSYTDAQDAIGRHEADIQALQAKLSSAMAEILASEQAVVRMRNELKLEQERSREQEEEWVRSDATLRVQLRDSEDRLREVEASLLERSQALRHLERQQALQRDHLREVHRLQERLAEVTGRLSATEQGQALKEERLRTEQRSLQESHERERQSLARRLAEAESGRAELEERLLEAEQQVEALLRGMRASDGDEVREEVMRLQEDLAQTTDVAETLRESVRRLEEEKGRLTCRCQELLNQISEADREVTKLRSRLETEEADYYTLEHSYERASEEFQKISRVLQEKEEEIRQTKEMYERLVERKEEDLNEALIKMAALGSSLEETEQRLQAREALLCQMDKGLRGQSEACSAETDLQAKLVVAEDRIAELEQHLNALQLGYADLRMERQRAQEGALHARETTKERGQSSSNSLPTNTDSSLTFDLGSKVKSSSDSDESQAKRQRIRFSSIQCQKYIQSEDLETSNADNTSSDISEEISQEISQDFQLSMETNSSDITFQFCSDPEKFISIITALEIKLLATEEKLRDLTQKLEEQRVDQPEGLMEGQGSWAGTDSELQELNARLEQEEAPSSALPGPVSQITAAKHQYAKALVCVESSREKVRGILSSHCPGSTGLQLHTLSEIENELVSATLYIREGGMTWNEPPSEVTQSPAQEIHKSKASNEETIRLFAKTLSFEAMVLNKMAFLIQNPDSDLLQRLIEICRETETIKRSDGDCVAIVYADVLTRKLMLESAFWAEVEKMESRCELMQEESSDVKSTVASMSLEANVTVIYNTCVKAELSHSLQSLKSFYEEKFKMLKRELAQAHGSLQQRESALKEIIQAPKRLDLTEVLQDVSSEFGFSEEQSLADVSELTPYMEQIEMEEAQDLAEEVVDRHLVGSVPSCSVDSVESLQVGRDNLAAELERQAAILHRFSQAIESGSHPGLANIIQANSSYQSTLNLTGGSLCMREALIQAQVAYVACRLRADHERDLVRYRQAGHSMDVLVQEHACTVGAIRERYEASLQEERQGFTCTMASLQDENQALRGEMGQRVEQLSQQQERLALLEERFHRETEELRQRHQLELSQAEQGRASTELALMETTADSQRKLEVLLVDMDTIEERHEGHLRRLEEQFQGQIRELQQVHQEEIQRLHAHYTETIRSIQDQEDSGSKGDSSPESGHSQSPLPEEVTPSTEQAWPMEEEEQGKGEEGQARVATDPMVVLKDRIQELETQMDTMRDELETKHLEGDVASLREKYQRDFESLKATCERGFTAMEETHHKVVEDLQRQHQREVSKLLEEKERLLAEETAATIAAIEAMKNAHREEMEKNQRSQISGLSTDIDELHEQYQEELQSIQRELEVLSEQYSQKCLENAHLAQALEAERQALRQCQRENQELNAHNQELNNRLTVEITRMRSCYSGETALSPFTQGKDLYELEVLLRIKESEIQYLKQEIHSLKDELQSALRDKKYATDKYKDIYTELSIVKAKADCDITKLTEKLLVATEALGERNVDGSATPGYDIMKSKSNPDFLKKERSTLSKQIRGVRSKSLKEGLTVQERMKLFEAKDSRKI; encoded by the exons ATGGCAGGAGGCCCTGACGGTCTATCCCCGGACCAACAAGCAGAACCAGAAGAAGAAGCGCAAAGTGGAGCCACCCACTCCTCAG gagccCGGACCAGCCAAGGTGACAGTGACCAGTACCGGGGGCAGTATCCCCTGCCTACCCAGCAGTATAGCCAGTGCAGAGCGGGTGCCAGCCAGCCGCTCCACACTGTggcaggaggagagatggagcagggCATCCACCATCCCCTGCAGCCGCAGCGCCTCCTGTCTCAGCCAGCTGACCCAGAGCCACCCGGGGTCAAGCGTCAccagagagg ACGGGAGCTCCCTGAGCGGCGGACGCAAGGTGCGAGTGGAGAGTGGATACTTCTCCCTGGAGAAGACAAAGTCGCCGGAGCCCCCCCAGCCTCCCCAGCACCAGCCCCTGACCACCTCTACCTCCCTCGGCGTCCTCCACCACAG GCGTTCTCAGGTGATAGGGAAGTTTGAGTCGGGGGATGGGGAGGGTGTGGAACACATGGACACCACCTCTCCTTCGGAGCCCCCCTCCAATACCGTGTCTGTCCAGAGGCAGGGGCGTAGCGAGAGACGCTCCCTCGCTTGCAAACAG GAGATGTCATTGGATGCTGAGAAGGAGCGTCGCGTTCCTGATGTGTCCTGCTCATTCAACTTCCGGAGGGCAAAGTCCCTGGACCGCCGAGTGACCGAGTCCTCTATGACT CCAGATCTGTTGAATTTCAAGAAAGGATGGATGACCAAGCTATACGAGGATGGAATG TGGAAGAAACACTGGTTTGTTCTCACAGACCAGAGTCTACGATACTACAGGGACTCAATAGCTGAGGAG GCTGCTGATATGGACGGCGAGATTGACCTGTCCACCTGTTATGATGTCACAGAGTTCCCAGTACAGAGGAACTATGGCTTCCAAATCCTT AGTAAGGAGGGTGCGTGCACCCTGTCGGCCATGACCTCGGGAATCCGCCGCAACTGGATTCAGGCCATCATGAAGAACGCGCGGCCCACCATCGCTCCTCCCGATGTCACCCG CTCCCTCCTTGAGGAGAAGGCCAGAGGGCGGGTGGTGCTGCATCCGTCTCCCCAGCCAGGCCCTGACCCCAGCCCCGAGAGCCCCCGGGTGGAGGTCCGGGTGGTCAAAacacagaggtctgtagaccACGCTCCTGCCACAGTCGCCGCCCCCGCCTCGGAGCCACGCAAGAGCCGGGTCCGAGAGCGTAGGCGAGAAGGCCGCTCCAAAACTTACGACTGGTCTGAATTCCAGCCCGGACAGACGGAGGACCCCAAGAGGGACAAAGCACCAGATACTGTTGACCCCAGCTCTGCttcttcctcttccacctcctcttcgTCCTCCTCCACTTCTTCCCTGGCGTCCTCCCCTGTCTCCACCACCTCTTCCCCGCCAACTTCCTCCTCTATTTCGGCCCCTCCACCCAGCCGGGGCTCTGCCGTGGCAACCAGGGAGGAGTCAGAGCAGGAGCGGGGGCGGCGGCGGGATGAAAGACCGCAGCGCTTTAAGCAGAACACCCACGCACCCAGCACGGTCACCACCACAATGACGGCCACTGTAAATGCAGTGGGGGCCGAACCGAGGAACCCCGGGGAGTCCCAGgaccaggggaggatggaggtCGACCACTCTGAGCTTGGTGCGGAGGGGAGCGGGGAGAGCGACGGCAGAGCCCCCGACGTGCAGGTGGAGATCGAGCAGCGGTGGCATCAGGTGGAGACCACGCCGCTCCGAGAGGAGAAGCAGGTGCCCATCAGCACCACTGACGCCTGCCTCGCTGAGAGACTGCCCCCACAGGAGCTAGCTGCCATGCTGGACAAAGAG CTGGGGCAGACCCAGAAGGAGCTGGCCAGGCTGCAGGAGCAGAACAACATGCTGCAGGAGCAGCTCGAAGATGCCAGGGGCAGAGAGCACAGTGCCAGGGAGGGCTACGTGCTACAG AGCGGCACCTcgcccccctcctcctcaccacacAGAGCGCCATGGCAACGTCTGCATAAGCTCAACCAAGACCTGCAGAATGATCTGGAGGCCCAGCGACGCAAACAGGACCTGGCCCAGCACCAGGTGCAGACTCTGAGGAGGAGCTACACCGATGCCCAGGACGCTATTGGACGCCACGAGGCTGACATCCAGGCCCTGCAGGCCAAGCTCAGCTCTGCCATGGCTGAGATCCTGGCCAGCGAGCAGGCCGTGGTCCGCATGAGAAACGAACTCAAGCTGGAGCAGGAGCGCTCccgggagcaggaggaggagtgggTGCGCAGCGACGCCACTTTGCGGGTCCAGCTAAGGGACAGCGAGGACAGGCTCCGGGAGGTGGAGGCCAGCCTTCTGGAAAGGAGCCAGGCCCTGAGGCATCTGGAGCGCCAGCAGGCCCTGCAGAGGGACCACCTGAGGGAGGTGCACAGGCTTCAGGAGAGGCTGGCGGAGGTGACAGGCCGGCTGAGCGCCACCGAGCAGGGCCAGGCCCTGAAGGAGGAGCGCCTGAGGACGGAGCAGCGCTCCCTGCAGGAGAGCCACGAGCGGGAGAGGCAGAGCCTAGCCCGGAGGCTGGCTGAGGCCGAGTCTGGGCGGGCAGAGCTGGAGGAGAGGCTGCTGGAGGCGGAGCAGCAGGTGGAGGCTCTTCTGAGGGGGATGCGCGCCTCGGATGGAGACGAGGTCAGGGAGGAAGTGATGCGGCTGCAGGAGGATTTGGCCCAGACAACGGATGTGGCGGAGACGCTGAGGGAGAGCGTCCGCaggctggaggaggagaagggccgGCTGACCTGCCGCTGCCAGGAGCTCCTCAACCAGATCTCTGAGGCAGACCGGGAGGTGACCAAACTCCGTAGCCGGCTGGAAACCGAGGAGGCCGACTACTATACACTGGAGCACTCCTATGAGAGGGCGTCGGAGGAGTTCCAGAAGATCAGCCGTGTGCtccaggagaaggaggaggagatacGGCAGACCAAGGAGATGTACGAGAGACTAGTGGAGCGCAAGGAGGAGGACCTGAACGAGGCCCTCATCAAGATGGCCGCCCTGGGTAGCAGCCTGGAGGAGACTGAGCAGAGGCTTCAGGCCAGGGAAGCGCTGCTCTGCCAGATGGACAAGGGCCTGAGGGGCCAGAGCGAAGCCTGCAGTGCGGAGACGGACCTGCAGGCCAAGCTGGTGGTGGCAGAGGACCGCATTGCAGAGCTCGAGCAGCACCTCAATGCCCTGCAGCTGGGCTATGCCGACCTTCGGATGGAACGCCAACGAGCCCAAGAGGGGGCTCTCCATGCTCGGGAAACAACCAAGGAAAGGGGCCAGTCGTCCTCCAACTCCTTGCCAACGAACACCGACTCCTCGCTGACCTTTGACTTGGGTTCCAAGGTGAAGAGCTCCTCAGACAGTGATGAGTCTCAAGCGAAAAGGCAGAGGATACGGTTCTCCAGCATTCAGTGCCAAAAATACATCCAATCAGAGGACCTGGAGACCAGTAATGCAGACAACACTTCCTCAGACATAAGCGAAGAGATTAGCCAAGAGATCAGCCAAGACTTCCAACTGTCCATGGAGACCAACTCTTCTGATATTACATTCCAGTTCTGCAGCGACCCAGAGAAGTTTATTTCCATCATAACTGCCCTGGAGATCAAGCTTCTGGCCACAGAGGAGAAGCTTAGAGACCTCACCCAGAAGCTTGAGGAGCAGCGGGTGGACCAGCCAGAgggtctgatggagggacaaggcTCCTGGGCAGGGACTGATTCAGAGCTCCAGGAGCTCAATGCTAGActcgaacaggaagaggcacccagCAGTGCCCTCCCTGGGCCAGTTAGTCAGATTACAGCTGCTAAGCACCAATACGCCAAGGCCCTAGTCTGTGTAGAGTCCAGTAGGGAGAAAGTCAGGGGTATTCTAAGTAGTCATTGCCCGGGCAGTACAGGGCTGCAGCTCCACACTTTGTCTGAGATCGAGAATGAGTTAGTTAGTGCAACATTGTACATTAGAGAGGGCGGGATGACATGGAATGAGCCCCCATCAGAGGTCACACAAAGTCCAGCCCAAGAGATTCACAAGAGCAAAGCATCGAATGAGGAAACGATACGACTCTTTGCCAAAACACTGTCTTTTGAGGCAATGGTTTTGAATAAGATGGCTTTTTTGATACAGAATCCAGACTCTGACCTTTTGCAACGTCTTATCGAGATATGTAGAGAGACTGAGACCATCAAAAGAAGTGATGGCGATTGTGTGGCAATTGTTTATGCAGACGTCTTGACCAGGAAGCTAATGTTAGAGAGTGCCTTCTGGGCCGAGGTGGAGAAAATGGAATCCCGTTGTGAATTGATGCAGGAAGAAAGCTCAGATGTTAAGTCAACAGTGGCTAGTATGTCCCTTgaggctaatgttactgttatCTATAACACCTGTGTCAAAGCTGAATTATCGCACTCTCTTCAGAGTCTTAAGAGCTTTTATGAGGAGAAGTTCAAAATGCTCAAAAGGGAATTGGCCCAAGCCCATGGGAGCTTACAACAAAGGGAATCTGCTTTGAAAGAGATTATCCAAGCTCCCAAAAGACTTGATTTGACAGAAGTCCTTCAAGACGTCAGTAGTGAGTTTGGCTTTAGTGAGGAGCAGAGTTTAGCTGACGTAAGTGAACTGACTCCCTATATGGAGCAGATTGAaatggaggaggcacaggatttGGCTGAGGAAGTAGTGGATAGACACTTAGTGGGAAGCGTGCCATCTTGTAGCGTTGACTCTGTTGAATCTCTGCAAGTTGGGCGAGACAACTTGGCCGCTGAGCTAGAGAGACAGGCAGCTATCCTCCACAGATTTTCCCAAGCGATTGAGAGCGGCAGCCATCCTGGCTTAGCCAATATTATCCAAGCAAACTCAAGTTACCAATCCACCCTCAACCTCACGGGTGGCTCCCTTTGCATGCGCGAGGCGCTTATCCAGGCCCAGGTGGCCTACGTAGCCTGTAGGCTAAGAGCCGACCACGAGCGGGACCTGGTCCGATATCGGCAAGCTGGCCATAGCATGGACGTACTTGTCCAGGAGCACGCCTGCACTGTTGGTGCCATTCGGGAGCGCTACGAGGCCTCCCTACAGGAGGAGCGCCAGGGCTTCACGTGTACAATGGCCTCCCTTCAGGATGAGAACCAGGCCCTGAGAGGGGAAATGGGCCAGCGAGTGGAACAGCTCTCCCAGCAGCAGGAGCGGCTGGCTCTCCTGGAGGAGCGCTTCCACAGGGAGACCGAGGAGCTGAGGCAGAGGCACCAACTGGAGCTGAGTCAGGCGGAGCAGGGCCGGGCCTCCACCGAGCTGGCCCTGATGGAGACCACGGCCGACAGCCAGCGGAAGCTGGAAGTCCTGCTGGTGGACATGGACACCATAGAGGAGCGCCACGAAGGCCACCTAAGGAGACTGGAGGAGCAGTTCCAGGGGCAGATCCGAGAGCTGCAGCAGGTCCACCAGGAGGAGATCCAGAGGCTGCACGCCCACTACACAGAGACCATCCGCTCCATCCAAGACCAAGAGGATAGCGGAAGCAAGGGCGATAGTAGCCCTGAGTCGGGCCACTCTCAGTCTCCACTACCCGAGGAGGTCACCCCATCCACTGAGCAGGCTTGGcccatggaggaagaggagcagggtAAGGGGGAGGAGGGTCAAGCTAGGGTGGCGACGGACCCCATGGTAGTCCTGAAGGACAGGATCCAGGAGCTGGAGACCCAGATGGACACCATGAGGGACGAACTGGAGACCAAGCATCTGGAGGGAGATGTGGCCAGCCTGAGAGAGAAATACCAGAGAGACTTTGAAAGTCTAAAG GCTACGTGTGAGCGAGGCTTCACAGCCATGGAGGAGACCCACCACAAGGTCGTCGAGGACCTCCAGAGGCAGCACCAGAGGGAGGTCTCCAAACtactggaggagaaggagaggctaCTGGCTGAAGAGACCGCCGCCACCATCGCTG CTATTGAGGCTATGAAGAACGCACACCGAGAGGAAATGGAGAAGAACCAGCGCTCCCAAATCAGCGGACTGAGCACCGACATCGACGAGCTGCACGAGCAGTATCA GGAGGAGCTGCAGTCGATCCAGAGGGAGCTGGAGGTGTTGTCGGAGCAGTACTCTCAGAAGTGTCTGGAGAATGCCCACCTGGCCCAGGCCCTGGAGGCTGAGAGACAGGCCCTCAGACAGTGTCAGAGGGAGAACCAGGAGCTCAACGCacacaaccag GAGCTGAATAACCGTCTGACCGTGGAGATCACACGCATGCGCTCCTGCTACAGCGGAGAAACGGCCCTGTCACCCTTCACCCAGGGCAAGGACCTCTATGAACTGGAG GTCTTATTGCGTATCAAGGAGTCCGAAATCCAGTATCTCAAACAGGAAATCCATTCGCTGAAGGATGAACTTCAGTCTGCGTTAAGG GATAAGAAATATGCCACAGACAAGTACAAAGACATCTACACAGAGCTCAGCATCGTGAAGGCCaaggctgactgtgacatcaccAAGCTGACGGAGAAGCTACTGGTTGCCACGGAAGCACTGGGGGAGAGGAACGTTGATGGGTCGGCTACCCCTGGATATG ATATCATGAAATCGAAAAGTAATCCAGATTTTTTGAAAAAGGAACGATCGACTCTCTCCAAGCAAATAAGAGGTGTTAGATCAAAG AGCCTCAAAGAGGGACTGACCGTGCAGGAGCGCATGAAGCTGTTCGAAGCGAAAGATTCCAGAAAGATCTGA